In the Hyphomicrobiales bacterium genome, one interval contains:
- a CDS encoding VWA domain-containing protein gives MTDDIEELKAALRNEGPITPPEGARQRAIDRAMLAFDGKYAAASKGTGLGDRLKGTATAVYQTLIGRRSMKLNPALAGGASLSVLALAILSATYIQTGLKDDRKIPERLALRQPAQGPGLNGTGQQVATDNEKAEQDLLSGDYAISGPSPTSPTTLGDRLARSGGLDAAGPAPLYAPQPGIAAYEPAPPAIASRTASEMQKLSPDGQTVRYYQDQGRDKFATIAINPVKLVSEEPVSTFSIDVDTASYGFVRASLNNNVLPQANAVRVEELINYFPYDYARPDDASVPFKASVSVFPAPWSIDKKLIHIGIKGFEFQSAERPHANLVYLIDTSGSMDAPNKLPLVRNAMRLLLESLKPDDTVAIVTYAGSAGTVLEPTPVKDKAKILAALDNLHSGGSTAGAEGIRQAYQLAQQNLDENGVNRVILATDGDFNVGITDQEELKSYIERQRKTGIFLSVLGFGMGNYNDALMHTLAQNGNGHAAYIDNLNEARKVLVEEAGSTLFTIAKDVKIQVEFNPAAVSEYRLIGYETRLLNREDFNNDKVDAGDIGSGHTVTAIYEFTPRGSGSRLVDDLRYGNAQDPPQAAGASDEYAFLKIRYKLPDEETSKLITTPVTRAVEHATADVAPNEARFATAVAAWGQILRGGRHTDSYTLDDVIGLAQGAKGKDEFGYRAEFINLVRLSKSVAALQPLSSGQPVSPLPR, from the coding sequence ATGACCGATGACATCGAAGAGTTGAAAGCCGCCCTCAGGAACGAGGGCCCCATCACGCCGCCCGAGGGCGCGCGTCAGCGCGCGATCGACAGGGCGATGCTGGCCTTCGACGGGAAATATGCCGCCGCGAGCAAAGGAACCGGGCTTGGGGATCGTCTCAAGGGCACGGCAACCGCCGTGTACCAGACACTCATCGGGAGACGATCCATGAAGCTCAACCCCGCCCTCGCCGGAGGCGCCAGCCTCTCGGTTCTGGCTCTGGCCATTCTGAGCGCGACCTATATCCAGACCGGCCTAAAGGACGACCGGAAGATCCCGGAACGACTCGCCCTGCGGCAGCCGGCGCAAGGCCCCGGCCTGAACGGCACCGGACAGCAGGTCGCGACCGATAACGAGAAAGCGGAGCAGGACCTGCTTTCCGGCGATTACGCCATCAGCGGACCCAGTCCCACCTCGCCGACGACACTGGGCGACCGGCTGGCAAGGTCAGGCGGCCTCGACGCCGCCGGGCCTGCGCCTCTTTACGCTCCGCAGCCAGGCATTGCCGCCTATGAGCCCGCGCCGCCGGCGATCGCCTCGCGGACGGCCTCCGAGATGCAAAAGCTCAGCCCGGACGGCCAAACCGTTCGATACTATCAGGATCAGGGCCGCGACAAGTTCGCGACGATCGCCATCAATCCGGTCAAGCTCGTCTCCGAGGAACCAGTCTCGACCTTCTCCATCGACGTCGACACCGCGTCCTACGGTTTCGTGCGGGCGTCCCTCAACAACAATGTCCTGCCACAGGCGAACGCCGTGCGCGTCGAGGAGCTGATCAACTACTTCCCCTACGACTATGCGCGGCCGGACGATGCGTCCGTGCCGTTCAAGGCCTCCGTGTCGGTCTTTCCCGCGCCCTGGAGCATCGACAAGAAGCTGATCCATATCGGCATCAAGGGCTTCGAATTTCAGAGCGCGGAAAGGCCGCACGCGAACCTCGTCTATCTCATCGATACGTCCGGCTCCATGGACGCGCCCAACAAGCTGCCTCTGGTCAGGAACGCGATGAGGCTGTTGTTGGAAAGCTTGAAGCCCGACGACACGGTGGCCATCGTCACCTATGCCGGCAGCGCCGGGACGGTGCTCGAACCGACGCCCGTCAAGGACAAGGCGAAGATCCTCGCAGCGCTTGACAATCTGCACTCGGGCGGCTCGACCGCCGGCGCCGAAGGCATCCGCCAGGCCTATCAGCTGGCGCAGCAGAATCTCGACGAGAACGGCGTCAACCGGGTGATCCTGGCCACCGACGGCGACTTCAATGTCGGCATCACCGACCAGGAAGAGCTCAAGAGCTATATCGAGCGGCAGAGAAAGACCGGCATTTTCCTTTCCGTGCTCGGCTTCGGGATGGGCAACTACAACGATGCGCTGATGCATACCCTGGCGCAGAACGGCAACGGCCATGCCGCCTATATCGACAACCTGAACGAAGCCCGCAAGGTGCTCGTCGAGGAGGCAGGCTCCACCCTGTTCACCATCGCCAAGGACGTGAAGATCCAGGTCGAGTTCAATCCGGCCGCCGTCTCCGAATACCGGCTGATCGGCTATGAGACGCGGCTTCTGAACCGGGAAGACTTCAATAATGACAAGGTCGACGCCGGCGACATCGGCTCCGGCCACACGGTGACGGCGATCTACGAATTCACGCCGAGGGGAAGCGGCTCGCGCCTGGTCGACGATCTGCGCTACGGCAACGCGCAGGACCCGCCTCAGGCGGCCGGCGCCAGCGACGAATATGCGTTCCTGAAGATCCGCTACAAGCTGCCGGACGAGGAGACCAGCAAACTGATCACGACGCCGGTCACCCGCGCCGTCGAGCACGCGACGGCGGACGTGGCGCCGAACGAAGCCCGCTTCGCCACCGCGGTCGCCGCCTGGGGCCAGATCCTGCGCGGCGGCCGCCACACCGACTCCTACACGCTCGACGACGTGATCGGCCTTGCGCAAGGCGCCAAGGGCAAGGACGAATTCGGCTACCGGGCGGAGTTCATCAATCTCGTCCGCCTGTCGAAGTCGGTCGCAGCCTTGCAGCCCCTTAGCTCCGGTCAGCCGGTATCCCCCCTGCCGCGATAG
- a CDS encoding RNA polymerase sigma factor produces the protein MTDLELAERTREGDRNAFRQLLERHYDTAYRVALRFTGSAPDAEDIAQDVCLALVDKLRSFRGQSRFSTWFYRVVVNACRDHHRKQKTAAALQASYAVFRELDQADQIDDAKRLGWLGEAIAGLQPTLRETAILVLAEDLTHRQAAAALGCAERTVSWRMHEVRKQLRMRVDTLHDR, from the coding sequence ATGACCGATCTCGAACTGGCCGAACGGACCCGCGAAGGCGACCGGAACGCGTTCCGGCAGCTTCTCGAGCGCCATTACGACACCGCTTACCGGGTCGCGTTGCGGTTCACCGGCAGCGCGCCCGACGCGGAGGACATCGCCCAGGATGTGTGTCTCGCGCTGGTCGACAAGCTGCGCTCGTTCCGCGGCCAGAGCCGCTTTTCGACATGGTTCTACCGGGTCGTCGTCAATGCCTGCCGCGATCATCACAGAAAGCAGAAGACGGCGGCGGCGCTGCAGGCCAGCTACGCGGTGTTCCGCGAACTGGACCAGGCCGACCAGATTGACGACGCCAAGCGGCTCGGCTGGCTCGGCGAGGCCATCGCCGGCCTCCAGCCGACGCTGAGGGAAACGGCGATACTCGTGCTGGCCGAGGACCTGACCCACAGGCAGGCGGCCGCCGCCCTCGGTTGCGCCGAACGGACGGTCTCGTGGCGCATGCACGAGGTCCGCAAGCAACTCAGAATGCGGGTGGATACGCTCCATGACCGATGA
- a CDS encoding SRPBCC family protein translates to MSELASTVVSRVINAPREAVYRAFLDQNALVAWLPPGSMRGVVHAFDGREGGSFRISLVYPEGDGSLRGKTSESTDTIQGRFVELIRNERIVWATEFESADPSFAGTMTVSWTLAPAGSGTKATVLCENIPRGIRPEDNEAGCRSTLEKLAAFLDG, encoded by the coding sequence ATGAGCGAACTGGCGAGCACGGTCGTGTCACGGGTCATCAATGCGCCACGCGAAGCCGTGTACCGAGCCTTCTTGGATCAGAACGCGCTGGTAGCCTGGCTTCCTCCGGGTTCCATGAGAGGCGTGGTCCATGCTTTCGACGGGCGAGAAGGCGGCTCCTTCAGGATTTCGCTTGTATATCCGGAAGGCGACGGGTCGTTGCGGGGTAAGACGTCCGAAAGCACCGACACCATCCAAGGCCGCTTTGTAGAGTTGATCCGCAACGAGCGGATCGTGTGGGCGACCGAGTTCGAATCCGCGGACCCGTCTTTCGCCGGCACGATGACCGTGAGCTGGACGTTGGCACCCGCGGGCAGCGGCACCAAGGCCACTGTGCTCTGCGAGAACATTCCGCGGGGCATACGGCCCGAAGACAATGAGGCTGGCTGCCGCTCCACGCTGGAGAAGCTCGCCGCTTTCCTCGACGGATGA
- a CDS encoding RluA family pseudouridine synthase yields MTGGTSESHEFTAGAADARQRLDKFLAGRLCRLSRSRLQALIRAGHVSRAGATLCEPGTRVNEGDKIRVTIPPPAPAAPLPEDIPLRIVYEDGDLIVIDKQAGLIVHPGAGAPKGTLVNALIAHCGDSLSGVGGVKRPGIVHRLDKDTSGLLVAAKNDTAHRGLARQFASHGRDGGLERAYLALVWGVPARRKGTVSAPLARAPAARTKRAVSERGKEAVTHYKVLRAFGAVAALVECRLETGRTHQIRVHMAHIGHPLMGDRVYGAGFKTRASKLSNEARAALDALGRQALHAALLGFAHPVTGEKLRFEAPPPADMQALIEALGGNERT; encoded by the coding sequence ATGACGGGCGGGACCTCCGAGAGCCACGAATTCACCGCGGGCGCGGCCGACGCCCGCCAGCGCCTAGACAAGTTCCTCGCGGGCCGGCTCTGCCGCCTTTCCCGCAGCCGGCTGCAGGCGCTGATCAGGGCCGGCCACGTCTCAAGAGCGGGCGCGACCTTATGCGAGCCCGGCACACGGGTCAACGAAGGCGACAAGATCCGCGTCACCATCCCGCCGCCGGCGCCGGCGGCGCCGCTGCCCGAGGACATCCCGCTTCGCATCGTCTACGAAGACGGCGACCTCATCGTCATCGACAAGCAGGCCGGCCTCATCGTCCATCCCGGCGCCGGCGCGCCCAAGGGCACGCTCGTCAACGCGCTGATCGCCCATTGCGGCGACAGCCTGTCGGGCGTCGGCGGGGTGAAGCGGCCGGGGATCGTGCACCGGCTCGACAAGGATACGAGCGGGCTTCTGGTCGCGGCCAAGAACGACACGGCGCACCGGGGGCTTGCCCGCCAGTTCGCAAGCCACGGCCGCGACGGCGGCCTCGAGCGCGCCTATCTGGCGCTCGTCTGGGGCGTGCCCGCGCGCCGCAAGGGCACTGTCTCGGCGCCGCTCGCCCGCGCACCCGCGGCGAGGACCAAGCGCGCCGTCTCGGAGCGGGGCAAGGAGGCGGTCACCCATTACAAGGTGCTGCGGGCCTTCGGCGCCGTGGCCGCGCTCGTCGAATGCCGGCTTGAGACCGGGCGCACGCACCAGATCCGCGTCCACATGGCCCATATCGGCCACCCGCTGATGGGCGACAGGGTCTATGGCGCGGGCTTCAAGACCCGCGCTTCGAAGCTATCGAATGAGGCGCGCGCGGCGCTCGACGCCCTCGGCCGCCAGGCGCTGCACGCCGCCCTCCTCGGTTTCGCTCACCCCGTGACCGGCGAAAAGCTGCGCTTCGAGGCCCCGCCGCCCGCGGACATGCAGGCGCTGATTGAGGCGCTGGGGGGCAATGAGCGAACGTAG
- a CDS encoding DUF1134 domain-containing protein, with protein sequence MRHRSPLALILLAGLALALSGAWAAPVSAQYQPPPAAGEQQDGGFTAEEIKDAGHRFFGGVSRGLALAVEEIFSRYGRPNGYILGEEAGGALFGGLRYGEGVMYTRNAGTHKVFWQGPSIGWDIGADGDRTMILVYNLTSTDDIYGRFGGVAGAAYFIGGIGFTVMSREEMLIAPIRAGIGARLGVNVGYLKFTPDATWNPF encoded by the coding sequence ATGAGACACCGATCCCCCCTCGCCCTCATTCTCCTGGCCGGCCTCGCGCTTGCCCTGTCGGGCGCATGGGCGGCGCCGGTGTCGGCGCAGTACCAGCCGCCGCCCGCCGCCGGGGAGCAGCAGGACGGGGGCTTCACGGCCGAGGAGATCAAGGACGCCGGGCACAGATTCTTCGGCGGCGTCAGCCGCGGGCTCGCCCTGGCGGTCGAGGAGATCTTCTCGCGCTACGGCAGGCCCAACGGATACATATTGGGCGAAGAGGCCGGCGGGGCGCTGTTCGGCGGCCTGCGCTATGGCGAGGGCGTGATGTACACCCGCAACGCCGGCACCCACAAAGTATTCTGGCAGGGCCCGTCGATCGGATGGGACATCGGCGCCGACGGCGACAGGACCATGATCCTGGTCTACAATCTCACCAGCACCGACGACATTTACGGCCGTTTCGGCGGGGTCGCGGGGGCGGCCTATTTCATCGGCGGCATAGGCTTCACCGTGATGTCGCGCGAGGAAATGCTGATCGCGCCCATCCGCGCCGGCATCGGCGCCCGGCTCGGGGTCAATGTCGGCTATCTGAAGTTCACGCCGGACGCGACCTGGAATCCGTTCTGA
- the cysQ gene encoding 3'(2'),5'-bisphosphate nucleotidase CysQ: protein MIYDKRFSPNPPDSMTASADCDTAAALAATALKAGRAIMEIYEAGFSVETKPDRSPVTEADRRSEALILADLERLAPAVPAISEEAGAPATAAPAPPRFFLVDPLDGTREFIGRNGEFTVNIALIEDGRPVIGVVLAPAVRRLFVGCGRGQAFELPMGDEMAVLNRASWRPIAARAARPGRLRAVASRSHRKAETDAFLAKIGAQSIVSAGSSLKFCLLACGEADVYPRFGSTMEWDTAAGQAVLEAAGGLVLTVQGEPLGYGKSASGYANPPFIAWARPEIVIS, encoded by the coding sequence GTGATTTACGACAAGCGGTTTTCGCCGAACCCGCCGGACTCCATGACCGCATCAGCCGATTGCGACACCGCCGCGGCCCTGGCCGCCACCGCGCTCAAGGCCGGGCGCGCCATCATGGAGATCTACGAAGCCGGCTTCAGCGTCGAGACGAAGCCCGACCGCTCGCCGGTCACCGAGGCCGACAGGCGCTCCGAGGCGCTGATCCTCGCCGATCTTGAGCGCCTGGCTCCGGCCGTTCCGGCGATTTCCGAGGAGGCCGGCGCACCCGCCACGGCCGCGCCGGCGCCGCCGCGCTTCTTTCTCGTCGACCCGCTTGACGGAACCCGCGAATTCATCGGCCGCAACGGCGAATTCACCGTCAATATCGCGCTGATCGAGGACGGCCGCCCGGTCATCGGCGTCGTGCTGGCGCCGGCCGTCCGGCGGCTGTTCGTCGGCTGCGGCAGGGGCCAAGCCTTCGAGCTGCCGATGGGCGACGAGATGGCGGTGCTGAATCGTGCGTCCTGGCGCCCGATCGCGGCCAGGGCGGCGCGCCCGGGCAGGCTGCGGGCGGTCGCCAGCCGCTCGCACCGCAAGGCCGAGACCGACGCGTTCCTGGCCAAAATCGGGGCGCAATCGATTGTCAGCGCCGGCTCGTCGCTCAAATTCTGCCTTCTGGCCTGCGGCGAGGCCGACGTCTATCCGCGTTTCGGCAGCACCATGGAGTGGGACACGGCGGCAGGCCAGGCGGTGCTCGAGGCGGCCGGCGGCCTGGTGCTGACGGTTCAAGGCGAGCCGCTCGGCTATGGCAAGAGCGCAAGCGGCTACGCCAACCCGCCCTTTATCGCCTGGGCGCGCCCGGAGATTGTTATTTCCTAG
- a CDS encoding histidine phosphotransferase family protein has translation MNDDPLSPLDLAAYLCSRVCHDVISPVGAITNGLEVLDEDGGEMRGIAMDLIKKSAAQASAKLQFARLAFGAAGSAGAEIDLADAEGVARGLLADSKVELVWEGPRAVMAKNKVKLLLNLIVTAQQAIPRGGTISVTITGAPSAPTFTLRCTGQGARIPEDAASFFTGGEARPIDAHSIQPYYAALVARDTGMGVSLTRDEQTVTIEASPDV, from the coding sequence ATGAACGACGACCCTCTCTCGCCGCTTGACCTTGCCGCCTATCTGTGCAGCCGGGTGTGCCACGACGTCATCAGCCCGGTCGGCGCGATCACCAACGGGCTCGAGGTGCTGGACGAAGACGGTGGCGAGATGCGCGGCATTGCCATGGATCTCATAAAGAAGAGCGCCGCGCAGGCCTCCGCCAAACTGCAATTCGCGCGCCTTGCCTTCGGCGCCGCCGGCTCGGCCGGGGCCGAGATCGATCTTGCCGACGCCGAGGGGGTTGCGCGCGGCCTTCTCGCCGATTCCAAGGTCGAGCTCGTTTGGGAAGGGCCGCGCGCCGTGATGGCCAAGAACAAGGTCAAGTTGTTGCTCAACCTGATTGTCACCGCGCAACAGGCGATCCCGCGCGGTGGCACCATCTCGGTAACGATCACCGGCGCGCCGTCCGCGCCGACCTTCACTCTGCGCTGTACCGGCCAAGGCGCGCGCATCCCGGAGGATGCCGCCAGCTTTTTCACCGGCGGCGAGGCGAGGCCGATCGACGCCCACTCGATCCAACCCTATTATGCCGCGCTCGTCGCCCGCGACACCGGCATGGGCGTCTCTCTCACGCGCGACGAGCAGACGGTCACAATCGAGGCGTCGCCGGACGTTTAG